Proteins encoded in a region of the Flammeovirga yaeyamensis genome:
- the priA gene encoding replication restart helicase PriA, producing MKFAEVLLPVPIPKSFCYAIPPQLDLELVVGHRVLVEFGNRKMYTGIVSEIHQKVPEKYDPKPILEVLEVEPSVLPSQIKLWQWVADYYMCSIGEVLNVALPSGLKLSSQSFLQIHPHFIVEENLERLNDREFTLMSYLEKEQTIPYTQVGEILEIKSPYKTIKNLIEMEAILLIEKIKEKYKPKMEKRLRLVQYYAEQPHLVDKLFEHLAKKTKQEDALLKYLSLVPIHDDHLLNYHGVNKREFLHVGRPLSPSSVGTMTKNGIFEEFERQVPRFELSAADKVQPTPVLSPAQQECLEKTIHGLNEKNVCLLHGVTGSGKTEIYLQLIKSVIDNGEQALFLIPEIALTSQLVRRLKVYFGDVLGIYHSKFSDNERVETWKGVQEDQFQVIVGTRSSIFLPFTDLSLIIVDEEHDSSYKAHDPAPRYQGRDLALVLAHMHHAKVVLGSATPSLESYYLAAKKKYAYAGLHERFGDAQLPEIKIIDIKEKRKQKKMMDDFSDDLLHELNNNTEQGYQSILFQNRRGYSPYVTCDVCNWVPSCPSCNVKLTYHIYRNELRCHYCGHKEHVPHTCVSCGSTNMKTVGLGTQKIEEGLKTHLTDIRVGRLDLDTTRRKHSYEQILTDFEEGHIDVLVGTQMVTKGLDFGNVRLVGIIDADSMLYYPDFRAHERAFQLLTQVSGRAGRRGETGTVILQTHQPKETLFAKVARNDYRNFFRKEIKDREQYHYPPYTRLIKLTVRSEKQDLTNQASEKLARLLVNWLGQKRILGPQEPGINKIRNYFLSEILIKLEREGIDLKKAKGLIQKAILQQKEEKAFSRVWVSIDVDPQ from the coding sequence ATGAAATTTGCCGAGGTCTTATTACCTGTACCTATTCCAAAAAGTTTTTGCTATGCTATTCCACCTCAATTAGATCTTGAATTGGTGGTGGGACATCGTGTGCTTGTAGAATTTGGAAATAGAAAAATGTACACGGGTATTGTCTCGGAGATTCATCAAAAAGTACCGGAGAAATACGATCCTAAACCTATATTAGAAGTACTGGAGGTAGAACCTAGTGTCCTGCCTTCTCAGATAAAACTTTGGCAATGGGTGGCCGACTATTATATGTGTTCTATTGGCGAAGTCCTCAATGTAGCACTCCCATCAGGACTTAAACTAAGTAGTCAGTCATTTTTACAGATCCATCCTCATTTTATCGTCGAAGAAAATCTTGAGCGTTTGAACGATCGGGAATTTACTTTGATGAGCTATTTAGAGAAAGAACAAACCATTCCTTACACCCAAGTGGGTGAGATTCTGGAAATCAAGAGCCCTTATAAAACTATCAAGAATTTGATAGAAATGGAGGCTATTCTCTTGATAGAAAAAATTAAGGAAAAGTATAAACCTAAAATGGAAAAGAGGTTGAGGTTGGTGCAATACTATGCTGAACAACCTCATCTCGTAGACAAGCTTTTCGAACATCTAGCCAAAAAAACAAAACAAGAAGATGCACTTCTAAAGTACCTTTCTTTGGTGCCTATTCATGATGATCACCTTTTAAATTATCATGGGGTAAACAAAAGAGAGTTTCTTCATGTTGGTCGTCCCCTATCCCCTAGTTCGGTGGGAACAATGACCAAAAACGGCATATTTGAAGAGTTCGAAAGACAAGTTCCTCGATTTGAACTATCCGCAGCTGATAAAGTTCAACCTACACCAGTCTTATCTCCTGCTCAACAGGAATGTTTGGAAAAAACGATTCATGGTTTAAATGAAAAGAATGTCTGTTTGCTTCATGGTGTTACCGGAAGTGGAAAAACAGAAATCTATCTTCAGTTAATCAAAAGTGTTATTGATAATGGAGAACAGGCTTTATTCCTTATTCCTGAAATTGCTTTAACAAGTCAATTAGTAAGGCGATTGAAAGTCTATTTTGGTGACGTATTAGGGATTTATCACTCCAAATTTTCTGATAATGAAAGAGTAGAAACGTGGAAAGGCGTTCAAGAAGATCAATTTCAAGTCATTGTGGGAACAAGATCATCTATATTCTTACCCTTCACCGATCTTTCTTTAATTATTGTCGATGAAGAACACGATAGTTCATACAAAGCACACGACCCTGCCCCACGTTATCAAGGTAGAGATTTGGCTTTGGTATTGGCACATATGCATCATGCAAAAGTAGTTTTGGGATCAGCTACTCCTTCTTTGGAATCCTATTATTTGGCGGCTAAGAAAAAGTATGCTTATGCAGGGCTTCATGAACGTTTTGGAGATGCTCAATTGCCAGAAATCAAAATCATAGATATAAAAGAGAAGCGGAAGCAGAAGAAAATGATGGACGATTTTTCTGATGATCTGCTTCATGAACTCAATAATAATACAGAACAAGGCTATCAATCAATCTTATTCCAAAATAGAAGAGGTTATTCCCCTTACGTAACATGTGATGTATGTAATTGGGTGCCTTCTTGTCCAAGTTGTAATGTAAAACTCACTTATCATATTTATAGAAATGAGCTGAGATGCCATTATTGTGGACATAAAGAACACGTTCCTCATACTTGTGTTTCTTGTGGTTCTACCAATATGAAGACAGTAGGGTTGGGAACTCAGAAAATTGAGGAAGGATTAAAAACGCATTTAACTGATATTCGTGTGGGGCGTTTAGATCTGGATACCACGAGAAGAAAACATAGCTACGAACAAATACTCACTGATTTCGAAGAAGGCCACATTGATGTACTGGTAGGTACTCAGATGGTGACCAAAGGATTAGACTTCGGAAATGTACGATTAGTTGGTATTATTGATGCCGATTCTATGTTGTATTACCCCGACTTTAGAGCCCATGAAAGAGCCTTTCAATTACTTACACAGGTAAGTGGACGAGCAGGGCGTAGAGGAGAAACCGGAACTGTTATCTTACAAACCCATCAACCCAAAGAAACACTTTTTGCTAAAGTCGCTCGAAACGATTATCGCAATTTCTTTAGAAAAGAAATTAAGGATAGGGAACAATACCATTACCCACCTTACACGAGATTAATCAAATTAACTGTTCGAAGTGAGAAGCAAGATTTAACCAATCAAGCATCAGAAAAATTAGCTCGACTATTGGTCAATTGGTTAGGACAAAAACGTATCCTGGGACCTCAAGAACCAGGTATCAATAAAATTAGAAATTACTTCCTCTCAGAAATTCTGATCAAGTTAGAAAGAGAAGGAATAGACCTGAAAAAGGCAAAAGGGCTTATCCAAAAAGCCATTCTTCAACAAAAAGAAGAAAAGGCATTTAGTAGAGTTTGGGTGAGTATTGATGTAGATCCTCAATAA